The DNA region accACCTCACATCTGTAGCTTTAGTACACTCAGGAAGATGACCATCTTTTGTAGAATGTTTATACATGTCTGCATATTTCAATTTCCACTAAGATTTTTTAAGGCTTTAACTTGTTCTATAAATTAAATGAGTTTGTGCTTTCCTTGAAATGGACTTATTCTTATTACAGGCCTTTTGTAATTTTGTATGGATGTctattttctctaaatattttcctttcagtaAGTACTTTCCAGCTCTCCTGTGGCTTGCGGAATTACTTTCTATTGACTAGTAAAAAAAGTTACTGCCTATGCTTTTTATCTTAAGCTTAAACTAAATAAAGATTGCTCCCGCCCTAGAAAGGGTTTGGGTTCTTGTCTGTGTTGCGACTTGCTACTGTCAGTACTGCCTTCACCATTCTTTTCATGGGGAACAATCAGTTAGTGACAACATCCACATCCCTTTCATGCTTAACACAGTCATGTGCCAGGGTATTtcatctgcatgcatgtctgcaccATGCTAGGACGTGATGTCTGTGTAAGCCAGAGGAACACACTGTCTCCCCTACAACTGGAGTTAAGAGATGGCTTTGAGCCTCCATGTTTGTGCAGAgggggttctctggaagagcaacttgtgcccttgaccactgagccatctttctagctaaCTGTCCCCTCACActctttggttgtgagcctaccctgtaacagctgagccatttttccatcCCTTTCCTTGCACTTTTTAAACTAGTGGTGAAAACAGCATTCCCAAACTGACTTTACTGCTagtgtcactttaaaaaaaaaaaagatttattacatatacagggttttgtctgtgtatgtgtctgcccaacagaagaggacaccatgggaactgacctcaggacctctggaagagcagccagtgctcttaacctctgagccatctttccagcccatagCATCACAGTTACACCAAGACATCAGGTGATATAAGCTGCTTAGATGTCAGGACCTGTTCAGTGGAACTCAACCTGAACTCTGCCTGGTTGTGGTAGAAGCAACACTACATGTAGAATTCATTAACATGACATTTTACCTGGAAGAACAACTGACATCATTTGACAAGACCATTTCTTTATAAACTGCCTAACAGACATTCACATCAGGACAGACTACTGTGCTTTGAGATCAGAGGAACTGGACTTCGGGATTTCATCTTAGACAGTACTTGACTTCTGGTCTTTAGAGAGATGTGGGAACTTTGCCTggagaatcttttctttctttctctgtaaacttttctttcttgcttcaaTGCGGACTTGTTTCTCAAATCTCAGTCTAGAATAAAAACATAACAGCAACTTAGACAAAACCATTCTGTTAGCAGTGCTTGGTGTATATAAATCAAGTTTTAACAATGATCACTACAAAAACATAACAGCAACTTAGACAAAACCATTCTGTTAGCAGTGCTTGGTGTATATAAATCAAGTTTTAACAATGATCACTACAAACAAGATAATGGAAGTAAAACTATCTTAGTACCTGCAGAAAttgtgaaaagaagaaatgtagcagattaaaaaaaaaaaatgtattcagtgctctgcctgcataaatgacagaagagggcatagatgacttatagatggttgtgaaccaccatgtggttgttgggaattgaactcaggagttctgaaagagcagtctcttaacttctgagccatcactAGGCCCAGATTTCTTAActaggtctattttttttttttttttaagatttatttattatgtatacagtatgatcagatcacattatatatggttgtgagccaccatgtggttgctgggaattgaactcaggacctctggaagagcagtcagtgctcttaaccaccgagccatctctccagccctcttaacTAGGTCTTAAATGTGGAAAGATTTCAAAGCTGTAGGATCAGCACCAGGGGTGGGAATGAGCAAGGTGTTAGGAGACAAGAAAAGTTGTCACTGATGAAGGAGACATGCCCAACTGGGTGGTACAGGGTATGACTTTTGAGAGGTGGGGCTTAAAAGCCTTGAAAATCATGCAGCTGAGAGGATGGTGTTCAGTAAGGGACTGTACTGGAGTAGACAGGGGAAGAAGGCAGATTTGAAACAGCCCAGGAAGAATTTGAAGGACAGACTAAACCTACAACACTGGCATTCAAGTACAGGTTGTTTTAGGGTCCACTGCACACATGCActatggacaaaaaaaaaaaaagttatgtccGTGCACACTAATCTCAGCAGGCCGATCTCTAGGCTGGCCTACAGCAggtgccagggctacacatagcaGATCAAAAAACCAACAGGGAGCTGGTTCAGAGAGGAAGATGAAGTTCGTTAATTCTAAGGTATATTAAACATTTAGTGCTCCTCTAAAAACTAAAATGGCTGGCGACGAGCCTGGTGCAGGCACCTGGACTACAGAACTGCTTCCTGCAAGCCATCCTCTATTTCACACAGGACCATGCTAGGatagtatgtgtgtgcgtgtacacacttGCGCAAACTTAAGAATTAAGTTCTTTAACTTTTGCTATGGATGAAGCTTTGGGGTATAAACATCAGTTTGTGAAAAGACTTGTGGGGAGCAGAAAGGACCCCTGGCAGGTCTTGTACCCAATCTTCTTGCCTTGACCTCGTCAGTGTTGGGTCACAGGTTTGCCAGCACGCCAGCTAGATCGCTTCTGTATTACGGGCATGACTTTAAAAGGAATGTTACCTAGTTTCTTAAGTATCAGCTGGGGGCTGTTGGCAGCTACGATTTTCTAACAGAAATATCCTATTCTCCCTGTCTCATGTAAACTGAATGCAGAATCTGCCACTGGAAACACTTGAGGTAAGAGCCTGCAGCACAGCATgatcctgggggtggggtgggggggacaaaaaaaaaaaaaagcagacccCAGACCCCGGCCCTTTCCATGAGGCCTGGAATAAGGAACTTGCACTCCTCGCTGCAGTTGGATTTCCCTCTTATTTTCAGACATACAGAAGTTATATAGCTTTCAAAGGGATACACACTAATAGTACAGTGACTTTATGGAcagtaagattatatatatatatatgacttcaATTTTCTGCTTTTTTCAATCCAGtgcttttgttgtgttgttttgtttttttagacagagtttctctgtgtagtcttggctgtcctggactcgctttgtagaccaggctggccttgaactcacagagacacacctgcctctgcctccctgagtgctaaggcttttctttttttttttttaagttatgaatACACATTACTTATGTAATAGAAGAAGTAAAGGTGTAAAATAAGCTCAGGTCACATGGCTCCTGGAGAAAGGAGGCTGCTTCATCATGAGGGCATTGTGCTCACCTGACAAAGCGATCCACATAAGGCATTGCGAAGAACCGTTTCCTGTTGTATCTTTTATTTAGATACCAAGGTATAGGCCACTGCTTGAATTTGTGCCTGCCAAAAAAGTGAAGCTATTGCTTTATACAAAATATATGAtacatttttacttcattttttttcactgttttctAATTGGCCTCAAATAAgtcaatccaattaaaaaaattagaaaatggggCCAGGGAGGTAGTACTTGCCACTTGAATTAAATCCCTAGGACACATGTGACTTGGAGAACCGAGTCCTACACGTTCCCTCTGTACCTCcaacacatgcaccaccacagcacaTACTAAACGCAAgtaacacactttaaaaaattattagaaaatataattaaaattgcaTGCTGGAAATTTTTTCGACTAGAGCTACATCCCTAAATCCttgcaagtttttgttttgttttgttctgctttgtttttgttttgaggcagggtttctctgtatagccctggctgtcctggaattctctctgtagatcaggctaggcgtggactcagagatctgcctgcttctgcctcctgaatgctgggattagaggcctgcgccaccaccgtgCGTTCCTTGGAAGAGTTTAAGGGAGAGGTTTTGGCAATTTCTGTCTTTCTATATTGGCTTAGACGGTTCCTAACAGGACGGCAGAGATTCCCTATCAAGTGCAAGTGTGCTGTTTCTAAGGCGGTAAGTTTGGAGAATGTCTACACACCTCAAGCTTCTCCACTGCCGACTCATGTTTGAGATACTACAAGTCCGTGAGTTAGTTTATCCTGGATCCTCTGTGTTCTTTATTCCTCAGAGTTCAACCTGAATCTCAGATCCTTCTCAGGAAGAGGTAAGCTGTTCATTGCTTGGCCCAGGCTTATCCCACTGCTAGACTTTGTTACTCAGGAACTTTCAAGAGTCCAGGATCTTAGTATGTGGGGTGGACCTGAAGTTAGCTCTGGGATTTATAATCTGAAATTACATGGGTAGAGGCAGGTTTTTCTGTCAGAAGCATGTAACTTTCATGAAAGTCCTATGATTCACTCAAGATAAGAATCCATGGGGAAGAGTTTTCTGGTCTAGAGTTTGTTTTACCAGACAAAGCAACCTTGGTGCCTATTTTGTGGTCTAGAAGATGGGGACCTTGCATTACACAAGATCTCTAATACATCCACAGGAGAGTTTTAAAGATACTGGGAGGGGAACAAGGCAGCCGATCTCTATCGTCTAAGTCTCAGTGTGGTCATGTACCAGATGATGCGTCCGAAGATGTCCCGTCTCCAAGCACCAGGTCTTGGTTTTTCTTGGCCGGTCTGAAGAAGTCTTAAAGCATCTTCTCTCTCCTGGACAACTTTATCTAAGGCATCCATGGAGTCCACAACCTGGGATGAGAAGAAGACAGCCAGCTGTAGCCATCACTTACACCACACAACCTGGGATGAGAAGAAGACAGCCAGCTGTAGCCATCACTTACACCACACAACCTGAGATGAGGAGAAGACAGCCAGCTGTAGCCATCACTTACACCACACAACCTGGGATGAGGAGAAGACAGCCAGCTGTAGCcatgacacacaccacacaacctgAGATGAGGAGAAGACAGCCAGCTGTagccatcacacacaccacacaacctgGGATGAGGAGAGACAGCCAGCTGTAGCCATCACTTACACCACACAACCTGGGATGAGGAGAGACAGCCAGCTGTagccatcacacacaccacacaacctgGGATGAGGAGAGACAGCCAGCTGTAGCCATCACTTACACCACACAACCTGGGATGAGGAGAAGACAGCCAGCTGTagccatcacacacaccacacaacctgAGATGAGGAGAGACAGCCAGCTGTAGCCATCATGTATACCACACAACCTGAGATGAGGAGAGACAGCCAGCTGTAGCCATCACTTACACCATACAACCTGAGATGAGGAGAGACAGCCAGCTGTAGCCATCACGTACACTACATTCCAGAAGAACTCATCAAGATTTACAAAGTAGggaatttatgtttttatttagaaaCCACTTTCTAGTACGTTTTAGGAAGCCCTTTGGCAGAGGTATATGACTTCCGGTAGCTCGTCTGAAGTTTTATTCCCAACTGGTTTTGAGCGGATGCAACTCTAGCACTCGCTGTTTGTTTGTGAATGCAGTGAGCTAAGGAGAAGCAACAAGTACTGCTGGCTTTGTCAGAACAAAGTACAAGCTTGGGTGTGACAGGCACTGTGTCCCCCATTCAGCAGGTGTCCTGGCCTGCGGGGCAACTCCTGCTCTCGCAGGGAGGGAGGGCTAGGACTCTTAAGGTGCAACAAGATATTTCTACAGCATCTATTTGCTTCTATTCCATTCTTATTCACAGTTCTATGCTGATGTTAATGTAAACAATATAGGGGTACAGTCACATTTACTGagttagaaatacacacacagacacagagacacacacacacacacacacacacacatgcacacacacatacatgcacacacgtgaaacccttggctggcctggaacttggtatgtagaccaggccttgaactcagagacctggccgcctctacctcctgaatgctggcatttaaggtgtgtgccacaacacccagtCTATAAATCCTCTTACCTGAGGACTGGAACTTCAGCAGTCAACTTTCTCAGCGCTCTAAGCACGGAGCCACTGTGAGACGGGCATGTGGCTACCTCAGCATCTTAACATACACTGTCTACACACATTGCTTCTTAGGATATCCCTTACAAAAACAGCAGGGGAGACTAAATTTAAAGATACCTCCATGTAGTTCAAAGATGGGAAATTCAGACAAATGACCGTATGCCCTACTTGTCAGCTCATGCTCAGAACATGTGCTATGCCCACTGTCACCGGTACTTTGCAGCAGCTGACCTTCCGCACCTTCCCAGCCACTGAGAAGACAGAAGCAAGCCGCCTCTGAGGCTGCACACAACGTTCTCCTCCCTCAGAGGATTTCTGTAATCTGGCTACTGATGGCCTACAGTAGAGCCCACCCAGCCAAGGCAGGGCTGGGGCAGCTGGGCTCTCCTGAGGCTGTCGTCCACACTGCTGGCTCCAGAGCGAGCACTAGATGCTTACACCACAGCACATCAGCAGAGCAGCGCTTCACTGTTCCAAGCCTGGACTTTGGAGCATTTTGGCTTTCAGGCTAAGGACACCCAACTGGTATCCCCAGattagaaacacaaacaaactccCCAACTGGAAAGACTACTGGCCCACAGCTTATCAAAGGATCACCTACCAGCACATACCAGTTAGCTGTACCCCTCTCAAGAGACTTTTTAGTTTATAGATTTTACTCGGCCAAGAGTGTAATTCAGCTAGTCTGTCTTCCTCACCATGAGAACCACCAAACAGCCTCAAATTAAGGGAATGGCTACATGTTTCAAAAACATCCATGCCATAAAATGTAAAGACCCATTCTCTGCTTTAAAGGgatcacaaaaacagaaaaagcatgatgcaagattttcttttttttaaagattttcttgcTATAAATGATATTGTTAGGATACTCAATACAAGGTAAATAATGTAAATGGATTCTACTATCGCATCAGTGTTTGTTTCCTGACTTAAAAGTGTAATGATTATGTATGAACTGATGTTCGGAAATGTTTCGGTTTTGTAGATAAAGAGACATGAAGTGGGGAAGGAGAATAGAATAAAGATCACTAGAGAGCCATGGAAGCAGGGTGGGGGCATGGAAGCAGGGTGGGGGCGTGGGCTCTGTGCTGGTCATGGAGCCGTGGAAGCAGGGTGGGGGCATGGGCTGCGCTGGCCATGGAGCCGTGGAAGCAGGGTGGAGGCATGGGCTGTGCTGGCCATGGAGCCGTGGAAGCAGGGTGGGGGCGTGGAAGCAGGGTGGGGGCATGGGCTCTGTGCTGGTCATGGAGCCGTGGAAGCAGGGTGGAGGCATGGGCTGTGCTGGCCATGGAGCTGTGGAAGCAGGGTGGGGGCGTGGAAGCAGGGTGGGGGCGTGGGCTCTGTGCTGGTCATGGAGCCGTGGAAGCAGGGTGGAGGCGTGGGCTCTGTACTGGCCATGGGACTTCCAGCACATCTACTATGACataaaatcaagtttaaaaaCTCAAAAGTGAAACTCAATTCTCACCCGGTCATGCTGTCCATCCCataaaggagagaactgagttcaCCTCTTTTGTCTGACTTCTGCCGGGGACACTGTGACCTTTCCTCCGTGTGCAGTGTGGTGAGAATGCTGATTCatggagtggggaagggaagggaagtgggctGCAGTAAGGCTCAAAACTACAGCTGCTACAAAGCTCAGCTCTGGCCCCACTGACAACATACGACCAAAAAATCAGGTGCTGACCTCTAAAACAATCTCAGGGGAAAAACCATAGCAAAATCACAGAAGAGCAAAACAACACAGGCCTCCACACTAGAAAGTTGCTGTGTTGGCGGGGAGCAGCCAGACTGGAGCTGGGCACGCAATGCGATGGCTACTGTACTGCTGGGTTCTGGACCCTGAGCTTGGCCTTCATGGCTTGTGCCTGACATCCATGGCTGCCCCCAGAAAGCCTTCAATGGAGACTTACCGTACAGCCTGGCCATTTTACTCCCAGGGAGCTGCTCaagataaacacaaataaatacccATCTGTAGGTTGGAAGTCGCAATTGAGAATGAGGAGGCAGCCAAGGCACACGACACTGTGACAGAAACACtctcaagagacagaaagaaggttTGAGAGAAATGTAAGAACCATGTATGCATCCCCTTTTAGCTGTTACCCCATGCAGGGCCTTAGCCCCACAAGCCTACCTTTTCTAAGCGCTCTGGACTTGGCATTGGCAAACTCTGTCGCTTGGCCTCCTGCTCTAGAGTTAGAAGCATGTTTCTTTCCTTCAGAAGGACATACCTGTACCAAATACAAAGCTGTGATGCTACTCTATAGTGACTTCTTACATCAAAATGAAAAGTCCTTGAAAGCCCAGAGGCCCTTCCAAAACCTCACACCAGGCACCATTACAAAGAGCCGCCCTCCAGCGTCCTCAGGTGCTGCATTGTGTCCGGGAGCATCAGCCACAGTCCCTGCATCCCACAGGCAAGGAAGAGGAACAGTGCCCACTGAGCAGCCTGTCCACGCCTGCGTGCTGAGCCTTCCTCACAGCCCTTGGAGGTTGGCACTACTGGCTCCCTCTCTCTAATGCACACAGCTCAGAGCACTCGGGGTTATGATCATGGGTCACCTCAAACCCCTGTGCAAACTCTACCTCTAGCCTGCCACACTGTTTCTGATGTGGCTTATTGGGTTGGGGAGATGACATGTATTAGAACAGTTAAGGGATGgacacacacctcctccagctgAGGTACCCAGGGAAAGCTTCCGAGTGATGGATTGAGGATGGAAGCGAACAGGGCAGCTGGACTCTGAAGCAGTGACCTGGCTGAGCTGGGGAAAGTGGGTGGGCGAAGACCTCAGTTTCAGAATTAAAGCAGTAGCTGTGGAGGGCAGTACAAAGAACCCGCAGCTTTCTAGTAGGAGCGAGACAGTCCAAGGGGGAGGAGTGGAAGAAAATGTTGGTTTTAACATAGTGAGTCCTGAAATCGTCCTACATTCACCTTTATCGATAACCCATAATAACAGCACTTTACTAAAACTTACTTTTCTGTAACAAATAAGCACAGTATGGGTGGGTTTTGTGAGCTCTATGTAATTCTCTAATCTGTTAAGAGAACTAATCCTTCAAATTAGGGGATAAAAAATTGAATGTCTGCTACAGTGCCCACATGGGTGACAATTATGAGTGAGGTGGCCTGAGTGACAGCAGGTGAGGAGCTATCTGCCTGCAGGCACTGCTCCACACACTGACCAGCGCTGGCATACAGGCATAGAGGCCTAATTATTCCAGAGATGGCAAAGCCTACATAGATCGTGTGaaactcccccccaccccaaacaagTATGGCTTAAGCAAAACGGCCTGCGGCTAAATATTAGAATGCAGGACTTAGCAGGGGCACGTGCCATACATTCTCAGTGGACATGACTTTCGACACCCCAGAAGGATAATAGGCCAAAAAAATAAGGCCATGGGAAGGGAATAAAAAGGAAGGCAGCCACTGTGAGTGACTCTGTAGGATCTGGCCAGTGGTGAGCTTGTAGTCAGAGACATTGTCTTTTGAATGTTCttttagaacagaaaaaaagaatcctgCTTGAAATGGgacattctctttcttctgtttaatAGTCCAGACAACCAAGGTGAGGAAAAGAACTCCCAGCATTTACAGCAAAAATGTAAACTTCCTATTACCTTTGAACTATGAAGTATCTGCCTTAATGTAATACTCTGAAAAAAGCTCATATGATTACCCACTGTACCATGAAAACAATCACTTTGTCCAGTTCCTTATCACACGGGGTGCAGTTTTGACCCCACTGTTAACCTGTAACATTTCAAATGCAGAACACTCACCAAAGTTTATGTAAGTCTTCGTTACTTTTGTTTCTTAGCTGCTGGCAGGTCCATGCAGCTCCTATGAGAATGAGAAACGTGTAACACTAAATGATGTTTCTAGATCTATGCCCCTGGCTAATCAGTCACtctcaaaataaaatctatttctgTATCTGTAAAATGTATAACAGAATTACCATATTATATTGTATATGACTCAATTAAATAACAACATGAAAGTAGCAGTAACCTGATTGATTAGTGACAACATTCAAAGACTGCTTGTATTTGTGCCAAATGCATTTTCATTCGCTAATGCCActgcaaattattttaaattattaaacacacacacacacacacacacacacacacacacacacaccaactaaaATAAACCCAAACCTCATGTTACTCAACATTTTCAAAGTATCCTTCTTCTAAATATCCCACCAATCAGCCAAGGAAGTTTTATTTCAGTGACAACAAATCCGCTTGGAAATTATAAGGAATCTAAAggatattataaaaagaaatcctGACGTGGGTAATTCCAGGATGATGACGGGCTCAGTCAATTAATACGGACCATTCTAAAGATCTCACCAGATTTGACTTTTTCTTCCCCCCAATTCTTTGGGTCATCAAAAAATTCTTCTAGTCCTTTCCTTGACAACGTGGTATGAAGCAATTTACACTGGAGAGAAGATGTGACATGTGGTGTGTTCTTATGTAACAAACTAAGAGAAAACCTGCAATTGAACACAAGCAAATAATGATTAAAGTTTATTATGCTCGAACGTTATAAGcaagaaacatttctttattaCAATGCCAAAATTTCTACACAGGATTTTTACCCCAGAAGCAGTAAAGTATTAAAATGCATTAGAAGgtgctttttattgaaaaattgcTACCCTATAATTTCACACAACATATTTATACAGTTATGTATGTCTATCTTTTTATTTAGTATTAGTGCATATGTGAGTACATGGATTCATGTGCCGTGacacacatgtagaagtcagcAATCTCCAGTAGTCCGCTCTCTCCCCCCCTGCTGAGGCACAGTCTTTCTCATTTATGATGCCGTGTCAAATATTCTCTGTTAGAGGTTTAAAAGCTCTTTTCTCTACTTCCTATCTGGgcataggagtgctgggattgcaggtgtgtacaAGTCTgcaaaagttttaaaaagctaactTCCAGAGTTAGAGTTaataacacagaagaaaatagatGCATGCGCAGTAGCTATGTATTCCACCGAACATGGGTTGCTTCCTTCAATTAATCTGAGGTACTCTACTGTTGAGGAAGCTGTCCCTCACACTTGCAGAAACATCTTCTGCTATTCTCATCTTTTAATAATATCTGCCGGACGAATTGTGTTCGAAACAGATGGCCCACGACCCCCTTTCTGTCTTAGGGTCCACAGCACAAGAATCCTCGGAGCTGTCTCCCCTAAGCCACCCGGCCCGAATACAGTCTCCGAGTATACATCTGAAACTCCCCGGCCGCCGGACCCACGGCCGCAGCAACAGGGATGTGCCAGGGTGGGCGACTCCAAGGTCACTCCCTGTGCCTCCCAGGTGGCTTCTGTGCCTGAGCTCTGTTGCACTTAGCAAAGAGCACCCACGGGCGGAGGCCGACATCCCTTCTTTCCTCACTTACCCGGAGTGAGCTAGGGCCTTGGGATTTACTAGGGAACCGACAGCCTTCAGGAACGCAGAGACTCCTCTACAAACACCCACTAGACTGGTCGCAGCCATGTTTCTAAAGTAGGCCCACTGTGTAGGCGCTACGTCACTTCCGCCGTTGTGTGCGGATAAGTGAAGTAATTAGGAACACGCTTTGCCCTTACTAGACATGGCCGCCCCAACTGCTCTCACCCCAACCTCCCAATCTACCATAGAGTTTACGTCGGCTCTCTTCGCGTTCCCCAGCTATAATGTCACGTTCGCCCGCGAGCGTCCACATATGAAACGTACAGGAACTCGCCGTTGCCCTCACTCAACATGGCCGCCTCCAGCTTTCGCCCTCACTGCTAAGATTGTCCCTCCCGGCTCCCGTTACTCACCCCACTTCCTTCCGTGGCCGGAGTAGCCATGGCGGCCATGAGCCTGCTGCAGCGGGCTTCGGTCGCCGCGCTGACGGCGCTGGCTGGCCGCCGGGCTGGCACTGGACTCGGAGTCGGAAGTTTTCTCACACGGAGCTTTCCGAAGACTGTCGGTGGGTGCCGGCCTTGGAGTCGCGGGTGAGAGGTGGGAGGGTTGTTTCCAGGTGACCTTGGGGACCTCTTAGGAAAGGAGCACGGACCGCAAAGTTGGCCCCGGGCTTCTAGAGGACACACCGCACTGGCTGTGTGAGGAGCTGCTGCGGAAATCGGATGCGCTCGTTAAAGCTTAGCGTTAGCGCAGCACGTTGTCGCTCGCCGTGCCGGTGCTGTTCACTTGCAGCCAGGAGAGACAGACGTGGGAGCTGTCGTCCTTGTCTCCAAGGGCAACACACTCttggttgttgagacagggtctcggaGGTTCGAACATCTTCCGGCTTCTGTTCGCGTGTGCTGGgatgtgctgggattagaggcttgcGCGCTACATCCCTGGGCGAGGGGCAATCAGGATAGATGGCACCGCAGCTTGTTCTAGCTCGCAGCTAGGACGTTGCTAAGAAGCGCACTGAGTGTAGCGATGTTCGTAGGCTCCAGGTGACAGCCCCATTTAGGCGCACAAGTAACTACGACCGTGGAGGTCACGATGTCTTAGGAGTCCACACgaaaatgctttgtttgtttttttaaaaaagactcagGGTTAGTGAATGTGCTATGCCGAGTGCAGCCCAGATTCTGTTTGCTGTATGTGGGCTCTCtcgaagtggttctcaacctgtagctTGTGACTTCTTTTACAAGGGTCGCCTAAGATCATAGGAAAACACAtatctttacattatgattcataacaggcgcaaaattacagttatgaagtagcaacgaaaacaattttatggttgggggtcaccacaacacgaggaagcGTATTAAAGGTTCCTCGAATTAGGAAGgctgcgcacgcctttaatcccagcactcgggaggcagaggcaggtggatcgctgtgagttcgaggccagcctggtctacaaagtgagtccaggatgcccaaggctacacagagaaaccctgtctcgaaaaaccaaaaaaaaaaaaaaaaaaaaaaaagaaagaaagaaagaggcctaAGAGGCCTAAAGAGCTCAGGCCTCATCAATCATAGTGTGGGCCTGGGAGCTTGCCTCAGATCCCTGTGCGttccagaagaggacacagagCAGG from Acomys russatus chromosome 15, mAcoRus1.1, whole genome shotgun sequence includes:
- the Mrpl47 gene encoding 39S ribosomal protein L47, mitochondrial, with protein sequence MAATSLVGVCRGVSAFLKAVGSLVNPKALAHSGCRFSLSLLHKNTPHVTSSLQCKLLHTTLSRKGLEEFFDDPKNWGEEKVKSGAAWTCQQLRNKSNEDLHKLWYVLLKERNMLLTLEQEAKRQSLPMPSPERLEKVVDSMDALDKVVQEREDALRLLQTGQEKPRPGAWRRDIFGRIIWHKFKQWPIPWYLNKRYNRKRFFAMPYVDRFVRLRFEKQVRIEARKKSLQRKKEKILQAKFPHLSKDQKSSTV